In Tenebrio molitor chromosome 6, icTenMoli1.1, whole genome shotgun sequence, one genomic interval encodes:
- the kibra gene encoding protein kibra isoform X1, translated as MPRKRNGEIPLPEGWDYGRDYDGKIYFIDHNSKKTTWIDPRDRFTKPQTFADCIGNELPLGWEEAYDGQIGAYYINHQTQSTQLEDPRQEWRAIQEAMLREYLQTAQDVLEAKKDIYHVKSQRLMLAQDEYNHLNNALANLATSRTSLYSSVSGVSTKYDPDLLKSDVALAKNRVSRLKSELEQIRNEMRYTQKGVDTLTNVEQKLNSHQGYNIVEAQAIMAELVNIQKSLSSGEKEKAELMQSLAKLKDDLTRLQLSEGSPDVSTLSLPQEKLSTASQTDLSCELVPIGTRLAEMAKMRLEYDEARKQVQHIQQKLADLEEKVQPGQVESDRDRLLLFQEKEQLLRELRSITPRMRSKEEMSGIQLECKRLEQDLNKALEMSNRAISDRLRLHEEKQLLLQQLRDALRQMTHLESHLKTLSASTLSVSSSSSLGSLSTTSSKGSLSSGLSFTDIYGGPQCSTSGPNLDKPIDMLDLHRRVERVLKVKYSTPSPCRSQPSLSPRSSLSSVSPPVSPMYENLPCTVPPPTYEQVERDRQVQRLIEELGHQEPQNPGPKLSRYSYESSGDPPLSPISETPPPMLDHDGTALSRTSSSGTNTRSVSAAVSDESVAGDSGVFEASNRKKLLQEQDVDTAQVQIKLRYAPNESILNVCVERARNLCALYIVENAQVYIKIALLPATPPLPSVYCTKPVRDLKKPSFGDIFNISVPANKICTKTLQLNVWSKTDQDQEKCVGCAQVSLADFNIQQASQKWYNILSLQLIDTREEPKPGHNRQESDVSRHEPNDSSAKQPVLKEESSDDSTIISSQTSTLTRNQDPMNFLSTVNFTLEDLYSCMDRESEEESEEEIEEEEEEDVLEVLDEEIEAFSDKQTNTECAFYPEHAKQMKLAAAGNALDDRGVIKRSQTFTPSAHVSKNQYICKLNRSDSDSAMPLYRRGGKPFERNAIERRSLRFRRQSVTARPQTHLPTTARTSLDLELDLQAQHTRLDLLHSELLRLRELKAKLEGAKERGDTELASYLLEDERFQNLIAHAESFRCPKTPEEKKVEKMLKKVSKEIYKLRKTKAGNGKPDIISFKEKMAFFTRVNTNVPFLPSDECHSEVSKTKDEPPSNSDDCEVMKGGVEDEQSGQTERYEYVVDRVLGVEV; from the exons ATGCCAAGAAAACGGAATGGTGAGATACCCTTGCCCGAAGGTTGGGATTACGGCCGGGACTACGACGGGAAGATCTACTTCATCGACCACAATTCGAAGAAAACGACGTGGATCGACCCCCGAGACAG GTTCACGAAACCGCAAACGTTCGCCGATTGCATCGGAAACGAACTGCCTTTGGGATGGGAGGAGGCCTACGACGGTCAGATCGGTGCCTACTATATCAATCACCAAACCC AGTCGACGCAGTTGGAGGACCCTCGACAGGAATGGAGGGCGATCCAGGAGGCGATGCTCCGGGAGTACTTGCAGACGGCCCAGGATGTCCTAGAG GCCAAGAAGGACATCTACCATGTCAAGTCGCAGAGGCTGATGCTGGCCCAGGACGAGTACAACCACCTCAACAACGCTCTGGCCAACTTGGCCACCTCCAGGACGAGCTTGTACTCGTCGGTGAGCGGCGTCAGCACCAAGTACGATCCCGACCTGCTCAAATCGGACGTCGCTTTGGCCAAAAATAGAGTGTCCAGGTTGAAATCTGAACTGGAACAGATTCGTAACGAGATGAGGTACACGCAGAAAGGAGTCGACACTCTGACAAA TGTTGAACAGAAACTGAACTCGCATCAGGGGTACAATATCGTCGAGGCCCAAGCCATAATGGCCGAATTAGTCAACATACAGAAGTCGCTCTCGAGCGGGGAGAAGGAAAAAGCGGAGTTGATGCAGTCGTTGGCCAAGCTGAAAGATGATCTGACCAGGCTGCAGCTGTCCGAAGGTTCACCTGACGTTTCCACGTTGAGTCTTCCTCAGGAGAAATTGAGTACAGCGTCGCAGACGGACCTGTCTTGCGAACTGGTCCCCATCGGTACAAGACTGGCGGAGATGGCCAAGATGCGGCTGGAATATGACGAGGCCAGGAAGCAAGTCCAACACATCCAGCAGAAACTGGCAGACTTGGAGGAGAAAGTTCAGCCGGGACAAGTCGAATCGGACAGGGACCGGCTGTTGCTCTTCCAAGAGAAAGAACAACTGTTGCGGGAGTTGAGGAGTATCACGCCGAGAATGCGTTCGAAAGAGGAGATGAGCGGCATCCAGCTCGAGTGCAAGAGGCTGGAGCAGGACCTGAACAAGGCTCTGGAAATGTCGAACAGAGCCATCTCCGACAGACTGAGATTGCACGAGGAGAAGCAACTGCTCCTCCAACAGCTCAGAGACGCCCTCCGCCAGATGACCCACCTGGAGTCCCACCTGAAGACCCTCTCGGCAAGCACCCTCTCAGTCAGTAGCAGTTCTAGTCTCGGTTCTTTGTCGACGACGAGCAGCAAGGGTTCCCTCAGCTCCGGTCTCAGCTTTACGGACATCTACGGCGGGCCCCAGTGCTCCACCAGCGGCCCCAACCTGGACAAGCCCATCGACATGTTGGACTTGCACCGGCGCGTCGAACGCGTCCTCAAAGTCAAGTATTCGACGCCGTCGCCGTGTCGGTCGCAACCGTCGCTGTCGCCTCGCAGTTCCCTCTCGTCCGTCTCTCCTCCCGTCTCGCCCATGTACGAGAACCTTCCTTGCACCGTACCACCACCCACTTACGAGCAAGTCGAGCGCGACCGCCAAGTACAAAGACTGATCGAAGAGTTGGGCCATCAGGAGCCCCAAAATCCCGGCCCCAAGTTGAGTCGATACTCGTACGAGAGTTCGGGAGATCCGCCCCTGTCTCCCATCTCGGAAACGCCGCCCCCGATGTTGGATCACGACGGGACGGCGCTGTCGAGGACGTCGTCGTCGGGGACCAACACCAGGTCGGTCTCGGCGGCGGTCAGCGACGAGTCGGTCGCGGGAGATTCGGGGGTGTTCGAGGCTTCCAACAGAAAGAAGTTGCTGCAGGAGCAGGACGTGGACACGGCGCAGGTGCAGATCAAACTTCGGTACGCGCCCAACGAGAGTATCTTGAACGTTTGCGTGGAAAGAGCGCGGAATCTGTGCGCTCTTTACATCGTCGAAAACGCTCAAGT GTACATCAAGATTGCGCTGTTACCGGCGACGCCCCCGCTTCCATCCGTCTACTGCACCAAGCCAGTTAGAGACCTGAAGAAGCCGAGTTTCGGCGACATCTTCAACATTAGTGTACCTGCCAATAAGATTTGTACCAAGACGCTTCAACTGAACGTTTGGAGCAAGACTGACCAGGACCAGGAGAAGTGCGTG GGGTGCGCTCAAGTGAGCCTGGCCGACTTCAATATCCAACAAGCGTCCCAGAAGTGGTACAACATCCTCAGTTTGCAACTGATCGACACCCGAGAAGAACCCAAACCCGGCCATAATCGGCAAGAATCGGACGTCTCCCGACACGAACCCAACGACTCATCTGCCAAACAACCAGTCCTGAAGGAAGAAAGTTCCGACGATTCTACGATAATTTCGTCGCAAACCTCCACTTTGACCCGCAACCAAGACCCGATGAATTTCCTGAGCACGGTCAATTTCACCCTCGAGGACCTGTACAGCTGCATGGACCGCGAAAGCGAAGAAgaatcggaagaagaaatcgaGGAGGAAGAGGAAGAGGACGTTCTCGAGGTGCTCGACGAAGAAATCGAAGCCTTTTCCGATAAACAAACCAACACCGAGTGCGCTTTCTACCCCGAGCACGCCAAGCAGATGAAGTTGGCGGCGGCAGGAAACGCCCTCGACGACCGAGGAGTGATCAAGCGCTCTCAAACGTTCACCCCGAGCGCGCACGTCTCCAAAAACCAGTACATCTGCAAGTTGAACAGGAGCGACAGCGACAGCGCCATGCCGCTGTACAGGCGAGGCGGCAAACCGTTCGAACGCAACGCCATCGAGAGGCGGTCGTTGCGGTTCAGGAGGCAGTCCGTGACGGCGAGACCGCAGACGCATCTGCCGACGACGGCGAGGACCTCGCTGGACTTGGAGCTGGACCTGCAGGCGCAACACACCCGTCTGGATCTGTTACACTCGGAGTTGCTCAGGTTGAGGGAGTTGAAGGCCAAACTGGAGGGAGCCAAGGAAAGAGGCGACACGGAATTGGCGTCGTACCTGCTGGAAGACGAGCGTTTCCAGAATCTGATCGCACACGCGGAGAGCTTCAGGTGTCCCAAGACGCCCGAAGAGAAGAAGGTGGAGAAAATGTTGAAGAAGGTCTCCAAGGAGATCTACAAGTTGAGGAAGACGAAAGCCGGGAACGGAAAGCCTGACATCATATCGTTCAA AGAGAAGATGGCGTTTTTCACGAGGGTCAACACCAACGTGCCCTTCTTGCCGTCGGACGAGTGCCATTCGGaggtgtcgaaaacgaaagaCGAGCCGCCGAGTAACAGTGACGATTGTGAAGTGATGAAGGGTGGTGTGGAAGACGAGCAGAGCGGTCAGACGGAGCGCTACGAGTACGTCGTCGATAGGGTATTGGGAGTCGAggtttaa
- the LOC138132504 gene encoding embryonic polarity protein dorsal-like isoform X1, with protein sequence MFAPVPETPHPLTPQLVPQCRPKPYIKIIEQPSKSVRFRYECEGRPGTLAGASSTPEHKIPFAIRVMGYQGRAAVVVSCVTKDEPYKPHPYTLVGQNCKKGVCTFTTNITADTTISFTKQAVQCVKKRDLKKSLKEREQDNIDPFRTGFKHRDDVKSMDLSAVRLCFQVVIEGEVPGQFSVVLNPVVSDPIYNRRTIPEPQIHRLSHCNCYADGGKPDIILLCTRVIKEDIKVRFFETKDGQVVWEGFGDFKPSEVYNQTAICFKPPPYHTPEITNPVEVFIQLQRPSDGAHSKALPFEFLPTDAKPGALKRKREKYNDSNEFFAQLLRSPIDKVPYLAGREDAQGPSTMTWPEPFANLNPEGNIQTTPLQDNWNVTNNLNLPLKTTMGTGGPLPALQWPQQQPLDIFPLIDSLASPSTSQTMQQNWNITNDLCEGASENWETVEGMNRLLDLDNHQLELQPIHLNSGDLEMSDVNRLSETFQENMSLSDLLV encoded by the exons ATGTTCGCCCCGGTCCCCGAAACCCCACACCCTCTGACTCCACAACTAGTCCCCCAATGCCGCCCCAAACCCTACATCAAAATCATAGAGCAGCCGTCGAAATCCGTGAGATTCCGCTACGAATGCGAGGGCCGCCCTGGCACTCTCGCTGGCGCCTCCAGCACCCCCGAACACAAAATACCCTTCGCCATCCGAGTCATGGGGTACCAGGGTCGAGCTGCGGTGGTGGTGTCTTGTGTCACCAAAGACGAACCCTACAAGCCGCATCCTTACACTCTGGTGGGCCAAAACTGCAAAAAGGGAGTTTGCACTTTCACCACCAACATCACAGCCGACACCACCATCTCGTTTACGAAACAGGCGGTACAGTGTGTCAAAAAGCGAGATCTGAAGAAGTCGCTGAAGGAGAGAGAACAGGATAACATCGACCCGTTCAGGA CGGGGTTCAAACACAGGGACGACGTAAAGTCGATGGACTTATCCGCGGTTAGGCTGTGCTTTCAAGTTGTGATCGAAGGGGAAGTGCCGGGGCAGTTTTCGGTGGTGCTCAATCCGGTTGTCAGTGATCCCATTTACAACAGGAGGACCATCCCCGAGCCGCAAATACACAGATTGTCACATTGTAACTGCTACGCCGATGGGGGAAAACCAGACATTATTCTTCTCTGTACGAGG GTGATCAAAGAAGACATAAAAGTAcgatttttcgaaacgaaagACGGCCAAGTCGTGTGGGAGGGTTTCGGTGATTTTAAACCTTCAGAAGTGTACAACCAAACAGCGATTTGTTTCAAACCGCCCCCGTACCACACCCCCGAAATCACAAACCCCGTCGAAGTTTTCATACAACTGCAAAGACCTTCAGATGGAGCTCACAGCAAAGCTCTCCCTTTCGAATTTTTGCCAACGGATGCAA AACCTGGCGCTCTGAAACggaaaagagaaaaatacAACGACTCCAACGAATTTTTTGCTCAGCTTCTTCGATCTCCAATTGACA AAGTGCCCTATCTAGCTGGCAGGGAGGACGCTCAAGGACCAAGCACCATGACGTGGCCAGAACCCTTCGCAAATCTGAATCCAGAGGGAAACATACAAACGACTCCTCTCCAGGACAACTGGAACGTCACGAATAATCTCAATCTACccctgaaaacaacaatgggAACGGGTGGACCTCTACCTGCGCTGCAATGGCCGCAGCAGCAACCTCTCGACATCTTTCCTCTCATCGACAGTTTGGCCTCACCATCCACTTCGCAAACGATGCAACAAAATTGGAACATCACAAATGACCTCTGCGAAGGTGctagtgaaaattgggaaaccGTGGAAGGAATGAATAGGCTACTGGATCTCGACAACCACCAGCTGGAACTCCAACCGATTCATCTGAATTCAGGGGACTTGGAAATGTCAGATGTCAACAGACTGTCAGAGACATTTCAAGAGAATATGTCACTGAGTGATTTATTAGTTTAG
- the LOC138132504 gene encoding embryonic polarity protein dorsal-like isoform X2 → MFAPVPETPHPLTPQLVPQCRPKPYIKIIEQPSKSVRFRYECEGRPGTLAGASSTPEHKIPFAIRVMGYQGRAAVVVSCVTKDEPYKPHPYTLVGQNCKKGVCTFTTNITADTTISFTKQAVQCVKKRDLKKSLKEREQDNIDPFRTGFKHRDDVKSMDLSAVRLCFQVVIEGEVPGQFSVVLNPVVSDPIYNRRTIPEPQIHRLSHCNCYADGGKPDIILLCTRVIKEDIKVRFFETKDGQVVWEGFGDFKPSEVYNQTAICFKPPPYHTPEITNPVEVFIQLQRPSDGAHSKALPFEFLPTDAKPGALKRKREKYNDSNEFFAQLLRSPIDMPYLAGREDAQGPSTMTWPEPFANLNPEGNIQTTPLQDNWNVTNNLNLPLKTTMGTGGPLPALQWPQQQPLDIFPLIDSLASPSTSQTMQQNWNITNDLCEGASENWETVEGMNRLLDLDNHQLELQPIHLNSGDLEMSDVNRLSETFQENMSLSDLLV, encoded by the exons ATGTTCGCCCCGGTCCCCGAAACCCCACACCCTCTGACTCCACAACTAGTCCCCCAATGCCGCCCCAAACCCTACATCAAAATCATAGAGCAGCCGTCGAAATCCGTGAGATTCCGCTACGAATGCGAGGGCCGCCCTGGCACTCTCGCTGGCGCCTCCAGCACCCCCGAACACAAAATACCCTTCGCCATCCGAGTCATGGGGTACCAGGGTCGAGCTGCGGTGGTGGTGTCTTGTGTCACCAAAGACGAACCCTACAAGCCGCATCCTTACACTCTGGTGGGCCAAAACTGCAAAAAGGGAGTTTGCACTTTCACCACCAACATCACAGCCGACACCACCATCTCGTTTACGAAACAGGCGGTACAGTGTGTCAAAAAGCGAGATCTGAAGAAGTCGCTGAAGGAGAGAGAACAGGATAACATCGACCCGTTCAGGA CGGGGTTCAAACACAGGGACGACGTAAAGTCGATGGACTTATCCGCGGTTAGGCTGTGCTTTCAAGTTGTGATCGAAGGGGAAGTGCCGGGGCAGTTTTCGGTGGTGCTCAATCCGGTTGTCAGTGATCCCATTTACAACAGGAGGACCATCCCCGAGCCGCAAATACACAGATTGTCACATTGTAACTGCTACGCCGATGGGGGAAAACCAGACATTATTCTTCTCTGTACGAGG GTGATCAAAGAAGACATAAAAGTAcgatttttcgaaacgaaagACGGCCAAGTCGTGTGGGAGGGTTTCGGTGATTTTAAACCTTCAGAAGTGTACAACCAAACAGCGATTTGTTTCAAACCGCCCCCGTACCACACCCCCGAAATCACAAACCCCGTCGAAGTTTTCATACAACTGCAAAGACCTTCAGATGGAGCTCACAGCAAAGCTCTCCCTTTCGAATTTTTGCCAACGGATGCAA AACCTGGCGCTCTGAAACggaaaagagaaaaatacAACGACTCCAACGAATTTTTTGCTCAGCTTCTTCGATCTCCAATTGACA TGCCCTATCTAGCTGGCAGGGAGGACGCTCAAGGACCAAGCACCATGACGTGGCCAGAACCCTTCGCAAATCTGAATCCAGAGGGAAACATACAAACGACTCCTCTCCAGGACAACTGGAACGTCACGAATAATCTCAATCTACccctgaaaacaacaatgggAACGGGTGGACCTCTACCTGCGCTGCAATGGCCGCAGCAGCAACCTCTCGACATCTTTCCTCTCATCGACAGTTTGGCCTCACCATCCACTTCGCAAACGATGCAACAAAATTGGAACATCACAAATGACCTCTGCGAAGGTGctagtgaaaattgggaaaccGTGGAAGGAATGAATAGGCTACTGGATCTCGACAACCACCAGCTGGAACTCCAACCGATTCATCTGAATTCAGGGGACTTGGAAATGTCAGATGTCAACAGACTGTCAGAGACATTTCAAGAGAATATGTCACTGAGTGATTTATTAGTTTAG
- the kibra gene encoding protein kibra isoform X2 encodes MWPLCYVPALQVHTLPVHQARRPRHGFRTLPASYHRCALYGVGIAKKDIYHVKSQRLMLAQDEYNHLNNALANLATSRTSLYSSVSGVSTKYDPDLLKSDVALAKNRVSRLKSELEQIRNEMRYTQKGVDTLTNVEQKLNSHQGYNIVEAQAIMAELVNIQKSLSSGEKEKAELMQSLAKLKDDLTRLQLSEGSPDVSTLSLPQEKLSTASQTDLSCELVPIGTRLAEMAKMRLEYDEARKQVQHIQQKLADLEEKVQPGQVESDRDRLLLFQEKEQLLRELRSITPRMRSKEEMSGIQLECKRLEQDLNKALEMSNRAISDRLRLHEEKQLLLQQLRDALRQMTHLESHLKTLSASTLSVSSSSSLGSLSTTSSKGSLSSGLSFTDIYGGPQCSTSGPNLDKPIDMLDLHRRVERVLKVKYSTPSPCRSQPSLSPRSSLSSVSPPVSPMYENLPCTVPPPTYEQVERDRQVQRLIEELGHQEPQNPGPKLSRYSYESSGDPPLSPISETPPPMLDHDGTALSRTSSSGTNTRSVSAAVSDESVAGDSGVFEASNRKKLLQEQDVDTAQVQIKLRYAPNESILNVCVERARNLCALYIVENAQVYIKIALLPATPPLPSVYCTKPVRDLKKPSFGDIFNISVPANKICTKTLQLNVWSKTDQDQEKCVGCAQVSLADFNIQQASQKWYNILSLQLIDTREEPKPGHNRQESDVSRHEPNDSSAKQPVLKEESSDDSTIISSQTSTLTRNQDPMNFLSTVNFTLEDLYSCMDRESEEESEEEIEEEEEEDVLEVLDEEIEAFSDKQTNTECAFYPEHAKQMKLAAAGNALDDRGVIKRSQTFTPSAHVSKNQYICKLNRSDSDSAMPLYRRGGKPFERNAIERRSLRFRRQSVTARPQTHLPTTARTSLDLELDLQAQHTRLDLLHSELLRLRELKAKLEGAKERGDTELASYLLEDERFQNLIAHAESFRCPKTPEEKKVEKMLKKVSKEIYKLRKTKAGNGKPDIISFKEKMAFFTRVNTNVPFLPSDECHSEVSKTKDEPPSNSDDCEVMKGGVEDEQSGQTERYEYVVDRVLGVEV; translated from the exons ATGTGGCCCTTGTGCTACGTGCCAGCGCTCCAAGTGCACACGCTGCCAGTACACCAAGCCCGTCGGCCCCGGCACGGTTTCAGGACGCTGCCGGCGTCCTACCACCGGTGCGCCCTCTACGGCGTCGGAATC GCCAAGAAGGACATCTACCATGTCAAGTCGCAGAGGCTGATGCTGGCCCAGGACGAGTACAACCACCTCAACAACGCTCTGGCCAACTTGGCCACCTCCAGGACGAGCTTGTACTCGTCGGTGAGCGGCGTCAGCACCAAGTACGATCCCGACCTGCTCAAATCGGACGTCGCTTTGGCCAAAAATAGAGTGTCCAGGTTGAAATCTGAACTGGAACAGATTCGTAACGAGATGAGGTACACGCAGAAAGGAGTCGACACTCTGACAAA TGTTGAACAGAAACTGAACTCGCATCAGGGGTACAATATCGTCGAGGCCCAAGCCATAATGGCCGAATTAGTCAACATACAGAAGTCGCTCTCGAGCGGGGAGAAGGAAAAAGCGGAGTTGATGCAGTCGTTGGCCAAGCTGAAAGATGATCTGACCAGGCTGCAGCTGTCCGAAGGTTCACCTGACGTTTCCACGTTGAGTCTTCCTCAGGAGAAATTGAGTACAGCGTCGCAGACGGACCTGTCTTGCGAACTGGTCCCCATCGGTACAAGACTGGCGGAGATGGCCAAGATGCGGCTGGAATATGACGAGGCCAGGAAGCAAGTCCAACACATCCAGCAGAAACTGGCAGACTTGGAGGAGAAAGTTCAGCCGGGACAAGTCGAATCGGACAGGGACCGGCTGTTGCTCTTCCAAGAGAAAGAACAACTGTTGCGGGAGTTGAGGAGTATCACGCCGAGAATGCGTTCGAAAGAGGAGATGAGCGGCATCCAGCTCGAGTGCAAGAGGCTGGAGCAGGACCTGAACAAGGCTCTGGAAATGTCGAACAGAGCCATCTCCGACAGACTGAGATTGCACGAGGAGAAGCAACTGCTCCTCCAACAGCTCAGAGACGCCCTCCGCCAGATGACCCACCTGGAGTCCCACCTGAAGACCCTCTCGGCAAGCACCCTCTCAGTCAGTAGCAGTTCTAGTCTCGGTTCTTTGTCGACGACGAGCAGCAAGGGTTCCCTCAGCTCCGGTCTCAGCTTTACGGACATCTACGGCGGGCCCCAGTGCTCCACCAGCGGCCCCAACCTGGACAAGCCCATCGACATGTTGGACTTGCACCGGCGCGTCGAACGCGTCCTCAAAGTCAAGTATTCGACGCCGTCGCCGTGTCGGTCGCAACCGTCGCTGTCGCCTCGCAGTTCCCTCTCGTCCGTCTCTCCTCCCGTCTCGCCCATGTACGAGAACCTTCCTTGCACCGTACCACCACCCACTTACGAGCAAGTCGAGCGCGACCGCCAAGTACAAAGACTGATCGAAGAGTTGGGCCATCAGGAGCCCCAAAATCCCGGCCCCAAGTTGAGTCGATACTCGTACGAGAGTTCGGGAGATCCGCCCCTGTCTCCCATCTCGGAAACGCCGCCCCCGATGTTGGATCACGACGGGACGGCGCTGTCGAGGACGTCGTCGTCGGGGACCAACACCAGGTCGGTCTCGGCGGCGGTCAGCGACGAGTCGGTCGCGGGAGATTCGGGGGTGTTCGAGGCTTCCAACAGAAAGAAGTTGCTGCAGGAGCAGGACGTGGACACGGCGCAGGTGCAGATCAAACTTCGGTACGCGCCCAACGAGAGTATCTTGAACGTTTGCGTGGAAAGAGCGCGGAATCTGTGCGCTCTTTACATCGTCGAAAACGCTCAAGT GTACATCAAGATTGCGCTGTTACCGGCGACGCCCCCGCTTCCATCCGTCTACTGCACCAAGCCAGTTAGAGACCTGAAGAAGCCGAGTTTCGGCGACATCTTCAACATTAGTGTACCTGCCAATAAGATTTGTACCAAGACGCTTCAACTGAACGTTTGGAGCAAGACTGACCAGGACCAGGAGAAGTGCGTG GGGTGCGCTCAAGTGAGCCTGGCCGACTTCAATATCCAACAAGCGTCCCAGAAGTGGTACAACATCCTCAGTTTGCAACTGATCGACACCCGAGAAGAACCCAAACCCGGCCATAATCGGCAAGAATCGGACGTCTCCCGACACGAACCCAACGACTCATCTGCCAAACAACCAGTCCTGAAGGAAGAAAGTTCCGACGATTCTACGATAATTTCGTCGCAAACCTCCACTTTGACCCGCAACCAAGACCCGATGAATTTCCTGAGCACGGTCAATTTCACCCTCGAGGACCTGTACAGCTGCATGGACCGCGAAAGCGAAGAAgaatcggaagaagaaatcgaGGAGGAAGAGGAAGAGGACGTTCTCGAGGTGCTCGACGAAGAAATCGAAGCCTTTTCCGATAAACAAACCAACACCGAGTGCGCTTTCTACCCCGAGCACGCCAAGCAGATGAAGTTGGCGGCGGCAGGAAACGCCCTCGACGACCGAGGAGTGATCAAGCGCTCTCAAACGTTCACCCCGAGCGCGCACGTCTCCAAAAACCAGTACATCTGCAAGTTGAACAGGAGCGACAGCGACAGCGCCATGCCGCTGTACAGGCGAGGCGGCAAACCGTTCGAACGCAACGCCATCGAGAGGCGGTCGTTGCGGTTCAGGAGGCAGTCCGTGACGGCGAGACCGCAGACGCATCTGCCGACGACGGCGAGGACCTCGCTGGACTTGGAGCTGGACCTGCAGGCGCAACACACCCGTCTGGATCTGTTACACTCGGAGTTGCTCAGGTTGAGGGAGTTGAAGGCCAAACTGGAGGGAGCCAAGGAAAGAGGCGACACGGAATTGGCGTCGTACCTGCTGGAAGACGAGCGTTTCCAGAATCTGATCGCACACGCGGAGAGCTTCAGGTGTCCCAAGACGCCCGAAGAGAAGAAGGTGGAGAAAATGTTGAAGAAGGTCTCCAAGGAGATCTACAAGTTGAGGAAGACGAAAGCCGGGAACGGAAAGCCTGACATCATATCGTTCAA AGAGAAGATGGCGTTTTTCACGAGGGTCAACACCAACGTGCCCTTCTTGCCGTCGGACGAGTGCCATTCGGaggtgtcgaaaacgaaagaCGAGCCGCCGAGTAACAGTGACGATTGTGAAGTGATGAAGGGTGGTGTGGAAGACGAGCAGAGCGGTCAGACGGAGCGCTACGAGTACGTCGTCGATAGGGTATTGGGAGTCGAggtttaa
- the RpL9 gene encoding large ribosomal subunit protein uL6, whose product MKQIVTNQTVKIPEGITVHAKSRLITVKGPRGVLKRSFKHLAVDINMVNPKLLKVEKWFGRKKELAAVRTVCSHVENMLKGVTKGYQYKMRAVYAHFPINCVTTENDSVIEIRNFLGEKYIRRVKMAPGVTVKNSSKQKDELIIEGNSLEDVSRSAALIQQSTTVKNKDIRMFLDGLYVSEKTTVVQDE is encoded by the exons ATGAAGCAGATCGTGACGAATCAGACGGTGAAAATCCCGGAAGGCATCACAGTGCATGCCAAATCGCGCTTGATCACTGTGAAGGGACCCCGCGGGGTATTGAAACGGTCGTTCAAGCACCTCGCTGTCGACATTAATATGGTCAATCCTAAACTGTTAAAAGTGGAGAAATGGTTCGGGAGGAAGAAGGAATTGGCCGCGGTGCGTACAGTCTGCTCCCACGTCGAAAACATGTTGAAGGGGGTCACCAAAGGCTACCAGTACAAAATGAGAGCTGTGTATGCCCATTTCCCAATTAATTGTGTCACCACTGAGAATGACAGTGTTATTGAAATTAGAAATTTCTTGGGCGAAAAATACATCAGGAG AGTGAAAATGGCACCAGGAGTTACTGTTAAGAACTCATCCAAGCAAAAGGATGAGCTGATTATTGAGGGAAACTCGCTGGAGGACGTCTCCAGGTCCGCGGCGCTTATTCAACAATCCACAACTGTGAAAAACAAGGATATTCGTATGTTTTTGGACGGATTGTATGTATCTGAAAAAACAACAGTTGTGCAAGATGAATAG
- the LOC138132505 gene encoding uncharacterized protein, translated as MLQIWSLLAIFAAQTAGDTSVEITVVQRLNLLEDDVYFPINLHLSSLTRLFETLITNFTNYDFDANGIIETHLENIQEDVDTISEALAEYQIDMKNCLENLAENLDQTRRRSAEEIKDEIVKGVEMGQKVISNVREVFMMAQNKTVEIKLEVQNCLSLLDDTDCLMEALGKIHLLQHILPLVIDSAEQQHQMQLAAVEDDVIGALEKIVSKALNIYVELLDDFLICTLQSLNTFL; from the exons ATGCTCCAAATATGGTCGCTCCTGGCCATCTTCGCTGCCCAG ACCGCCGGCGACACATCCGTGGAGATCACAGTAGTGCAGCGCCTCAACCTCCTAGAAGACGACGTTTACTTCCCCATCAATCTCCATCTGTCAAGTTTAACGCGGCTGTTCGAAACTCTTATCACCAATTtcactaattacgattttgaCGCTAACGGCATCATAGAAACGCACCTAGAAAATATACAAGAAGATGTCGATACCATCTCGGAAGCTCTCGCAGAGTACCAAATCGACATGAAGAATTGCTTGGAGAACCTCGCCGAGAATTTGGATCAGACTCGGCGAAGAAGTGCCGAAGAGATCAAAGATGAGATAGTGAAAGGTGTGGAGATGGGACAGAAGGTAATTTCTAATGTGAGAGAGGTGTTCATGATGGCCCAAAACAAAACGGTCGAGATTAAACTGGAGGTGCAGAATTGCTTGTCGTTACTCGACGATACCGATTGCTTGATGGAGGCCCTGGGGAAAATCCACTTGTTGCAACACATTTTGCCTTTGGTCATCGACAGTGCAGAACAACAGCATCAGATGCAGTTGGCTGCCGTTGAGGACGACGTGATCGGAGCGTTGGAAAAAATCGTGTCCAAAGCGTTGAACATCTACGTGGAGCTCTTGGATGATTTTCTTATTTGTACGTTACAATCactaaatacatttttataa